A genomic segment from Pseudoduganella chitinolytica encodes:
- the atpB gene encoding F0F1 ATP synthase subunit A — MTTEHGGHAAPANATEYIQHHLSHLQSADGAFNLDTFWISLILGFVFLGVFYMASKRATAGVPGKLQNFVEWIMELVNDTVNSAFHAKSAVIAPLAITIFVWVWLMNAMDFLPVDLLPKLLEFFGVYKLRVVPTADVNHTFGMAFGVFLCIIGFSIKAKGAGGYMKELFTAPFHAHGVAAIFLAPVNFIFQMLELFAKPISLSLRLFGNMYAGELIFILIALLPWWAQWLLGGPWAIFHILIVTLQAFVFMALTVVYLSLAVEKH, encoded by the coding sequence ATGACCACTGAACACGGGGGGCACGCAGCCCCGGCAAACGCCACCGAATACATCCAGCACCACCTTTCTCACCTGCAAAGCGCCGACGGCGCCTTCAACCTGGACACGTTCTGGATCTCGCTGATCCTGGGCTTCGTGTTCCTGGGCGTGTTCTACATGGCGTCCAAGCGCGCCACCGCCGGTGTGCCGGGCAAGCTGCAGAACTTCGTCGAATGGATCATGGAACTGGTCAACGACACGGTCAACAGCGCCTTCCACGCGAAAAGCGCCGTCATCGCCCCGCTGGCCATCACGATCTTCGTGTGGGTCTGGCTGATGAACGCGATGGACTTCCTGCCGGTGGACCTGCTGCCGAAACTCCTGGAATTCTTCGGCGTCTACAAGCTGCGCGTGGTACCGACCGCCGACGTGAACCACACCTTCGGCATGGCCTTCGGCGTGTTCCTGTGCATTATCGGCTTCTCGATCAAGGCCAAAGGCGCAGGCGGCTACATGAAAGAGCTGTTCACGGCGCCGTTCCACGCACACGGCGTCGCCGCGATCTTCCTGGCACCGGTGAACTTCATCTTCCAGATGCTGGAACTGTTCGCCAAGCCAATTTCGCTGTCGCTGCGACTGTTCGGCAATATGTATGCCGGCGAACTGATTTTCATCCTGATCGCGCTGCTGCCATGGTGGGCACAGTGGCTGCTGGGTGGTCCATGGGCAATCTTCCACATCCTGATTGTGACCCTGCAGGCTTTCGTCTTTATGGCCCTGACGGTCGTGTACCTTAGCCTCGCGGTTGAGAAGCACTAA
- the atpG gene encoding F0F1 ATP synthase subunit gamma, protein MAVGKEIRGKIKSVENTKKITKAMEMVAASKMRKAQDRMRAARPYADKIRVIATNLASANPEYTHPFLAEAQGTQAKAVGFIIVTTDKGLCGGLNTNVLRQVTAKTRELEGAGNKIEAVAIGNKGLGFLNRVGVPVVAQATQIGDTPHLEKLIGPVKVMLEKFQEGKLDAVYLCYTKFINTMKQEPVVEQLLPLTADKRATDKSAHQWDYIYEPDAATVIDELLERYVEALVYQSVAENLASEQSARMVAMKAASDNAGNVIGELKLVYNKTRQAAITKELSEIVSGAAAV, encoded by the coding sequence ATGGCAGTAGGCAAAGAGATACGTGGCAAGATCAAGAGCGTAGAAAATACGAAGAAGATCACGAAGGCGATGGAAATGGTCGCCGCATCGAAAATGCGCAAGGCGCAGGATCGCATGCGCGCCGCCCGTCCCTACGCGGACAAGATTCGTGTGATCGCGACGAACCTGGCAAGCGCCAATCCGGAATACACGCACCCGTTCCTGGCCGAAGCCCAGGGGACGCAAGCGAAAGCCGTGGGGTTCATCATCGTCACGACCGACAAGGGTCTGTGCGGTGGCCTGAACACCAACGTGCTGCGCCAGGTGACGGCGAAAACCCGTGAGCTGGAAGGCGCCGGCAACAAGATCGAAGCCGTGGCCATCGGCAACAAGGGTTTGGGTTTCCTGAACCGCGTCGGCGTGCCCGTGGTGGCGCAGGCGACCCAGATCGGCGATACGCCGCACCTGGAAAAGCTGATCGGCCCCGTGAAAGTAATGCTGGAGAAGTTCCAGGAAGGTAAGCTGGACGCCGTCTACCTGTGCTACACCAAGTTCATCAACACGATGAAGCAGGAACCGGTCGTCGAGCAACTGCTGCCGCTGACGGCGGACAAGCGCGCCACCGACAAGTCGGCCCACCAGTGGGATTACATCTACGAGCCGGACGCAGCGACCGTCATCGACGAACTGCTGGAACGCTACGTGGAAGCGCTGGTGTACCAGTCCGTCGCGGAAAACCTGGCGTCCGAGCAATCGGCGCGCATGGTGGCCATGAAGGCCGCCAGCGACAACGCCGGTAACGTCATCGGTGAGCTGAAGCTGGTCTACAACAAGACCCGCCAGGCAGCAATTACCAAAGAACTCTCTGAAATCGTGTCCGGTGCGGCCGCGGTTTAA
- a CDS encoding ParB/RepB/Spo0J family partition protein, with product MATKKLKGLGRGLDALLGGGGDPANPADQGKPSELAIGQLQPGKYQPRTRMDEGSLNELAASIKTQGIMQPILVRPVGTGKDGQTTYEIIAGERRFRAAQIAGLDNVPVLVREVDDTAAAAMALIENIQREDLNPLEEAQGIHRLITDFSFTHEQAAHAVGRSRSAVSNLLRLMNLAAPVQTMLMAGDIDMGHARALLAVDAAAQITLANVVVAKRLSVRETEKLVNRTIEEQTARPEAKVREKSGDIKRLEEELSDTLATPVVFKIGSKGRGQMIIDFADLDILDGVIARLRG from the coding sequence ATGGCAACCAAAAAACTAAAAGGCCTGGGACGCGGCCTCGACGCGCTGCTGGGCGGCGGCGGCGACCCCGCCAATCCGGCCGACCAGGGCAAACCGTCGGAACTGGCCATCGGCCAGCTGCAACCAGGTAAATACCAGCCGCGCACGCGCATGGACGAAGGCAGCCTGAACGAACTGGCGGCATCGATCAAGACGCAGGGCATCATGCAGCCGATCCTGGTCCGCCCGGTCGGTACCGGCAAGGACGGCCAGACCACGTACGAGATCATCGCCGGCGAGCGACGGTTCCGTGCGGCGCAAATTGCCGGGCTGGACAACGTGCCCGTCCTGGTGCGCGAAGTGGACGACACGGCCGCCGCCGCGATGGCGCTGATCGAGAACATCCAGCGCGAGGATCTCAATCCGCTGGAAGAAGCCCAGGGTATCCACCGCCTCATCACGGACTTCAGCTTTACCCACGAGCAAGCGGCCCATGCGGTGGGCCGCTCGCGCAGCGCCGTGTCGAACCTGCTGCGCCTGATGAATCTGGCAGCGCCCGTGCAGACGATGCTGATGGCCGGCGACATCGACATGGGCCACGCTCGCGCCTTGCTGGCCGTCGACGCCGCCGCGCAGATCACGCTGGCAAATGTTGTGGTGGCCAAACGGTTGTCCGTGCGCGAAACCGAAAAGCTCGTCAACCGCACGATCGAGGAACAGACGGCCCGGCCGGAAGCGAAGGTGCGCGAGAAGTCGGGCGATATCAAGCGCCTCGAAGAAGAACTGTCCGATACACTGGCGACCCCGGTGGTGTTCAAGATCGGGTCGAAGGGCCGCGGTCAGATGATCATCGACTTCGCCGACCTGGACATCCTGGACGGCGTGATCGCCCGCCTGCGCGGCTGA
- a CDS encoding ParA family protein yields MAKIFCVANQKGGVGKTTTTVNLSAGLAKLNQRVLLVDLDPQGNATMGAGINKAGLAASTYEVMLGTSDVATARLRSEAGRFDVLPSNRELAGAEVEMVELDRRESRLKDALALVDKDYDFILIDCPPALSMLTLNGLCAAHGVIIPMQCEYYALEGLSDLVNTIKKVHANLNPDLKIIGLLRVMFDPRMTLSQQVSAQLEQHFGDKVFKTIIPRNVRLAEAPSYGMPGVTFDPSSKGAQAYIAFGAEMVKRIKKM; encoded by the coding sequence ATGGCAAAAATCTTTTGCGTAGCAAACCAGAAGGGCGGCGTCGGCAAGACCACCACCACGGTCAACCTGTCGGCCGGCCTGGCCAAGTTGAACCAGCGCGTGCTGCTGGTCGACCTGGACCCGCAGGGCAACGCCACGATGGGCGCCGGCATCAACAAGGCCGGCCTGGCGGCGTCCACCTATGAAGTGATGTTGGGAACGTCTGATGTAGCGACGGCGCGCCTGCGTTCGGAAGCAGGGCGCTTCGACGTGCTGCCCTCGAACCGCGAGCTGGCCGGCGCGGAAGTGGAGATGGTGGAACTGGACCGGCGCGAGTCGCGTCTGAAGGATGCCCTGGCCCTGGTCGACAAGGACTACGACTTCATCCTGATCGACTGCCCGCCCGCGCTGTCCATGCTGACCCTGAATGGCCTGTGCGCGGCGCACGGCGTCATCATTCCGATGCAGTGCGAGTACTACGCGCTGGAAGGATTGTCCGACCTGGTCAACACCATCAAGAAGGTGCACGCGAACCTGAACCCGGACCTGAAGATCATCGGCCTGTTGCGCGTGATGTTCGACCCGCGCATGACGCTGTCGCAGCAGGTCTCGGCCCAGCTGGAACAGCACTTCGGCGACAAGGTGTTCAAGACAATCATCCCGCGCAACGTGCGGCTGGCCGAGGCGCCGTCGTACGGCATGCCCGGCGTGACGTTCGATCCCAGCTCGAAGGGCGCGCAGGCCTATATCGCCTTCGGGGCGGAGATGGTCAAGCGGATCAAGAAGATGTAA
- the atpA gene encoding F0F1 ATP synthase subunit alpha, translating to MQLNPSEISELIKSRIQGIDGGAEVRNQGTVISVADGICRIHGLSEVMQGEMLEFPGNTFGLAMNLERDSVGAVILGSYEHISEGDTVKCTGRILEVPVGPELRGRVVNALGQPIDGKGPVVTQLTSPIEKIAPGVIARESVSQPMQTGLKSIDAMVPIGRGQRELIIGDRQTGKSAVAVDAIINQKGQGMTCIYVAIGQKASTIKNIVRSLEQHGAMEYTIVVAASASESAAMQYISAYSGCAMGEYFRDRGEDALIVYDDLSKQAVAYRQISLLLRRPPGREAYPGDVFYLHSRLLERAARVNADYVEAFTNGAVKGKTGSLTALPIIETQAGDVSAFVPTNVISITDGQIFLETSLFNAGIRPAINAGISVSRVGGAAQTKVIKGLSGGIRTDLAQYRELAAFAQFASDLDESTRKQLERGARVTELLKQAQYSPLSISLMGASLFAVNKGFLDDVPVKSVLAFEAGLHSYLKTKQAALLSKIEETKQLDKDGEAALSAAIADFKKSGAF from the coding sequence ATGCAACTCAACCCATCTGAAATCAGCGAGCTGATCAAGAGCCGGATCCAAGGCATTGATGGCGGCGCTGAAGTGCGCAATCAAGGCACCGTTATCTCGGTTGCCGACGGTATCTGCCGCATCCACGGTCTGTCCGAAGTGATGCAAGGCGAGATGCTGGAATTCCCTGGCAACACGTTCGGCCTGGCAATGAACCTGGAGCGCGACTCCGTCGGCGCCGTCATCCTGGGTTCCTACGAGCACATCTCCGAAGGCGACACGGTCAAGTGCACCGGCCGCATCCTGGAAGTGCCGGTCGGTCCGGAACTGCGCGGCCGTGTCGTCAACGCCCTGGGCCAGCCGATCGACGGCAAGGGTCCTGTCGTCACGCAACTGACGTCCCCGATCGAGAAGATCGCGCCGGGCGTTATCGCCCGTGAATCCGTGTCGCAGCCAATGCAGACCGGCCTGAAGTCGATCGACGCGATGGTGCCGATCGGCCGTGGCCAGCGTGAGCTGATCATTGGCGACCGCCAGACCGGTAAATCGGCTGTCGCAGTCGACGCGATCATCAACCAGAAGGGCCAGGGCATGACGTGTATCTACGTCGCCATCGGCCAGAAGGCATCGACCATCAAGAACATCGTGCGTTCCCTGGAACAGCACGGCGCGATGGAATACACGATCGTTGTCGCCGCTTCCGCTTCGGAATCGGCCGCCATGCAGTACATCTCGGCCTACTCGGGCTGCGCGATGGGCGAATACTTCCGCGACCGCGGCGAAGACGCGCTGATCGTGTACGACGACCTGTCGAAGCAAGCTGTTGCCTACCGTCAGATTTCGCTGCTGCTGCGCCGTCCACCAGGTCGCGAAGCGTACCCTGGCGACGTGTTCTACCTGCACAGCCGCCTGCTGGAACGTGCTGCCCGCGTGAACGCCGACTACGTCGAAGCCTTCACCAACGGCGCCGTCAAGGGCAAGACCGGTTCGCTGACGGCACTGCCGATCATCGAAACGCAAGCCGGTGACGTCTCGGCCTTCGTGCCAACGAACGTGATCTCGATTACCGACGGCCAGATCTTCCTGGAAACGTCGCTGTTCAACGCCGGTATCCGTCCTGCGATCAACGCCGGTATCTCGGTGTCGCGCGTCGGTGGCGCTGCCCAGACCAAGGTCATCAAGGGCCTGTCCGGCGGTATCCGTACCGACCTGGCACAGTACCGTGAACTGGCTGCGTTCGCGCAGTTCGCTTCCGACCTGGACGAATCGACCCGCAAGCAGCTGGAACGCGGTGCCCGCGTGACCGAACTGCTGAAGCAGGCACAGTACTCGCCGCTGTCGATCTCCCTGATGGGCGCGTCGCTGTTCGCCGTCAACAAGGGCTTCCTGGACGACGTGCCAGTCAAGTCGGTCCTGGCGTTCGAAGCCGGCCTGCACTCGTACCTGAAGACCAAGCAAGCCGCTCTGCTGTCCAAGATCGAAGAAACCAAGCAACTGGACAAGGACGGCGAAGCTGCGCTGTCTGCCGCCATCGCTGATTTCAAGAAGTCGGGCGCATTTTAA
- the atpE gene encoding F0F1 ATP synthase subunit C has translation MQALIAQVQSMTVLAVAIIIGLAAIGTALGFAILGGKFLEASARQPELMPQLQTKLFVIAGLLDAISMIGVGVSLLFTFNNPFLTALTTAVAQ, from the coding sequence ATGCAAGCTCTGATCGCACAAGTACAAAGCATGACCGTTCTGGCCGTCGCAATCATCATTGGCCTGGCAGCCATCGGCACCGCATTGGGCTTCGCAATCCTGGGTGGCAAGTTCCTGGAAGCTTCGGCACGCCAGCCTGAACTGATGCCACAACTGCAAACCAAACTGTTCGTTATCGCTGGTCTGCTGGACGCGATCTCGATGATCGGCGTCGGCGTTTCGCTGCTGTTCACGTTCAACAACCCGTTCCTGACCGCACTGACCACCGCCGTAGCTCAGTAA
- a CDS encoding ATP synthase subunit I, with protein MSDSAQSIARPVYRIVALQFTIAVLFSALVAYFAGVEKGWSAAMGGAIAVIGSGVYALIVASGSKDAKAALRRHELAEMVKLFITAVLFIAALVLFQSAANVWLILGFAVATLAYWFSLLAV; from the coding sequence GTGAGTGATTCTGCACAAAGTATCGCCCGGCCGGTGTACCGCATCGTTGCCCTGCAATTCACAATCGCCGTCCTTTTCTCTGCCCTCGTCGCGTATTTCGCCGGGGTGGAGAAAGGCTGGTCTGCCGCCATGGGCGGTGCGATTGCGGTGATCGGCAGCGGTGTTTACGCGCTGATCGTCGCGAGCGGGAGCAAGGACGCCAAAGCGGCATTACGGCGGCATGAGCTCGCCGAGATGGTGAAGTTATTCATTACAGCAGTGCTGTTTATTGCGGCACTGGTGCTGTTTCAGTCGGCCGCTAACGTTTGGCTGATCTTGGGTTTTGCAGTGGCGACCTTGGCGTACTGGTTTTCACTGCTCGCAGTTTAA
- a CDS encoding F0F1 ATP synthase subunit epsilon has translation MANTIHVDVVSAEELIFSGEATFVALPGEQGELGIYPKHTPLITRIRPGAVRIQVQGKAEEEFVFVAGGLLEVQPNAVTVLADTAIRGADLDEAKAQAAKKLAEENLANNKTGIDYAKAQAELAAAIGQLAAIAKLRQTKH, from the coding sequence ATGGCAAATACTATTCACGTCGACGTGGTCTCGGCAGAAGAGCTGATCTTCTCCGGCGAAGCCACGTTCGTCGCGTTGCCGGGCGAGCAGGGCGAGCTGGGGATCTACCCGAAGCACACGCCGCTGATCACCCGTATCCGTCCGGGCGCGGTACGCATCCAGGTTCAAGGCAAGGCGGAAGAAGAGTTTGTCTTCGTTGCCGGTGGCCTGCTGGAAGTGCAGCCGAACGCCGTGACGGTACTGGCCGACACCGCGATCCGTGGCGCCGACCTGGATGAAGCCAAGGCACAAGCCGCCAAGAAACTGGCGGAAGAAAACCTGGCCAACAACAAGACCGGCATCGACTACGCGAAAGCCCAGGCGGAACTGGCAGCGGCCATCGGCCAGCTGGCAGCGATCGCCAAACTGCGCCAGACCAAGCACTGA
- the atpD gene encoding F0F1 ATP synthase subunit beta translates to MADGKIVQCIGAVVDVEFPRNAMPKVFDALKMEGSELTLEVQQQLGDGVVRTIALGSSDGLRRGMTIQNTGKPIMVPVGKGTLGRIMDVLGNPIDERGPVSQEQTASIHRVAPAYDELSPSQDLLETGIKVIDLVCPFAKGGKVGLFGGAGVGKTVNMMELINNIAKAHSGLSVFAGVGERTREGNDFYHEMADAKVVDLDNLGNSKVAMVYGQMNEPPGNRLRVALTGLTIAESFRDEGKDVLFFVDNIYRFTLAGTEVSALLGRMPSAVGYQPTLAEEMGRLQERITSTKTGSITSIQAVYVPADDLTDPSPATTFGHLDSTVVLSRDIASLGIYPAVDPLDSTSRQLDPLVVGQEHYDTARAVQGTLQRYKELRDIIAILGMDELAPEDKLLVARARKMQRFLSQPFHVAEVFTGSPGKYVSLKDTIKGFKMIASGELDHLPEQAFYMVGTIEEAIEKAKKLG, encoded by the coding sequence ATGGCTGATGGCAAAATCGTTCAGTGTATCGGCGCTGTGGTGGACGTTGAGTTCCCGCGCAACGCGATGCCTAAGGTTTTTGACGCGCTGAAAATGGAAGGCTCCGAGCTGACCCTGGAAGTCCAACAGCAGCTGGGTGACGGCGTGGTCCGTACCATTGCTCTGGGTTCTTCCGACGGCCTGCGTCGCGGCATGACCATCCAGAACACGGGCAAGCCGATCATGGTGCCGGTCGGTAAGGGCACGCTGGGTCGCATCATGGACGTGCTGGGCAACCCGATCGACGAGCGCGGCCCTGTTTCGCAAGAACAGACCGCCTCGATCCACCGCGTGGCACCGGCTTACGACGAGCTGTCGCCGTCGCAAGACCTGCTGGAAACCGGCATCAAGGTCATCGACCTGGTCTGCCCGTTCGCCAAGGGCGGTAAAGTCGGCCTGTTCGGCGGCGCCGGCGTCGGCAAGACCGTCAACATGATGGAACTGATCAACAACATCGCCAAGGCGCACTCGGGTCTGTCCGTGTTTGCCGGCGTGGGTGAGCGTACCCGTGAAGGTAACGACTTCTACCACGAGATGGCCGATGCGAAAGTCGTCGACCTGGACAACCTGGGCAACTCCAAGGTTGCCATGGTCTACGGCCAGATGAACGAGCCGCCAGGCAACCGTCTGCGCGTCGCGCTGACCGGCCTGACGATCGCCGAATCGTTCCGTGACGAAGGCAAGGACGTTCTGTTCTTCGTCGACAACATCTACCGCTTCACGCTGGCCGGTACCGAAGTGTCCGCACTGCTGGGCCGTATGCCTTCCGCCGTGGGCTACCAGCCGACGCTGGCCGAAGAAATGGGCCGCCTGCAGGAGCGCATCACGTCGACGAAAACCGGTTCGATCACGTCGATCCAGGCCGTCTACGTCCCTGCGGATGACTTGACCGACCCGTCGCCAGCGACGACCTTCGGTCACCTGGACTCCACCGTCGTTCTGTCGCGTGACATCGCCTCGCTGGGTATCTACCCGGCCGTCGACCCGCTGGACTCGACCTCCCGCCAGCTGGACCCGCTGGTCGTCGGCCAGGAGCACTACGACACGGCCCGCGCCGTGCAGGGCACGCTGCAGCGCTACAAGGAACTGCGCGACATCATTGCGATTCTGGGCATGGACGAACTGGCACCGGAAGACAAGCTGCTGGTGGCACGCGCTCGTAAGATGCAGCGTTTCCTGTCGCAGCCGTTCCACGTCGCCGAAGTCTTCACGGGCTCGCCAGGCAAGTACGTTTCGCTGAAGGACACGATCAAGGGCTTCAAGATGATCGCTTCCGGCGAACTGGATCACCTGCCGGAGCAGGCGTTCTACATGGTCGGCACGATCGAAGAAGCCATCGAAAAAGCCAAGAAACTGGGCTAA
- the rsmG gene encoding 16S rRNA (guanine(527)-N(7))-methyltransferase RsmG, with protein sequence MAQFERATLAQLLEKGLAGLQLALSQAQQDQLLDYLALLHKWNHVYNLTSVRDPLQMMTLHLLDSLAAVPAFEGAANVLDVGAGGGLPGIVLAIARPDMKVSMIDTVHKKTAFLTQVKVELGLANVTVYTKKVQDLQVKQPFDVITSRAFADLSDFIEWSRHLLADDGRFIALKGTAPQDERERLQDRLQGDWKVQDLQALRVPGLKAERHLVFVQRAETV encoded by the coding sequence ATGGCCCAGTTCGAGCGCGCCACGCTGGCGCAACTGCTGGAAAAGGGCTTGGCTGGGCTGCAATTGGCGCTGTCGCAAGCCCAGCAGGACCAGCTGCTGGACTACCTGGCCCTGCTGCACAAGTGGAACCACGTCTACAACCTGACTTCCGTGCGCGATCCGCTGCAGATGATGACCTTGCACCTGCTCGATTCGCTGGCGGCGGTGCCTGCTTTCGAGGGCGCGGCCAACGTGCTGGACGTGGGCGCGGGCGGAGGCCTGCCCGGCATCGTGCTGGCGATCGCGCGGCCGGACATGAAAGTGTCGATGATCGACACCGTGCACAAGAAAACCGCCTTCCTGACGCAGGTGAAAGTGGAGCTGGGCTTGGCCAACGTCACGGTCTACACGAAAAAGGTGCAGGACCTGCAGGTGAAGCAACCGTTCGACGTCATCACGAGCAGGGCGTTTGCCGACCTCAGCGATTTTATCGAGTGGTCGCGGCACCTGCTGGCGGACGACGGCCGCTTCATTGCCCTGAAAGGCACCGCGCCGCAAGACGAACGCGAGCGGCTGCAGGACCGGCTGCAGGGCGACTGGAAAGTGCAGGATTTGCAGGCTTTACGGGTGCCGGGACTGAAGGCGGAGCGGCACCTGGTTTTCGTGCAACGAGCAGAAACAGTATAA
- a CDS encoding F0F1 ATP synthase subunit B codes for MNINASLIGQMITFAVLVWFSMKFVFPALNSALDERAKRIADGLAAADQGQASMAAAEKRAAEALSSARDEAAQRVADAEKRAQLIAEEIKANAKAEADRIIATAKAEADQQVTQAREQLRAQVADLAVKGAEQILKREVNASAHADLLNRLATEL; via the coding sequence ATGAACATCAATGCGTCTCTCATCGGTCAGATGATCACCTTCGCGGTGCTCGTCTGGTTCTCGATGAAATTCGTCTTCCCGGCGCTCAACAGCGCGCTGGATGAGCGTGCCAAGCGTATTGCGGACGGTCTGGCTGCAGCCGACCAGGGTCAGGCTTCGATGGCGGCGGCTGAAAAGCGCGCCGCGGAAGCCCTGTCCTCCGCCCGTGACGAAGCTGCACAGCGCGTCGCGGACGCTGAAAAGCGTGCTCAGCTGATCGCTGAAGAGATCAAGGCCAACGCCAAGGCCGAAGCGGACCGCATCATCGCGACCGCCAAGGCTGAAGCCGACCAGCAAGTCACCCAGGCCCGCGAGCAACTGCGTGCCCAGGTCGCCGACCTGGCTGTGAAGGGCGCCGAGCAAATCCTGAAGCGCGAAGTCAACGCGTCGGCCCACGCCGACCTGCTGAACCGCCTTGCGACCGAGCTGTAA
- a CDS encoding F0F1 ATP synthase subunit delta — MAELATVARPYAEALFRVAQAGNLAQWSDLVSELAQIGAHPEVLAYARNPKVSDSDVASVIQGLLKSPLNAEANNFLSMLIENGRIELLPEIGVQFHELKNSVEGAADADITSAFDMDAAQTAGLVATLEKKFGRKLNPSVTVDPSLIGGVRVVVGDEVLDTSVRAKLQQLRVALVS; from the coding sequence ATGGCTGAACTCGCAACCGTCGCCCGTCCTTACGCGGAAGCCCTCTTCCGCGTAGCCCAGGCTGGCAACCTCGCGCAGTGGTCCGATCTGGTGTCCGAACTGGCCCAGATCGGTGCCCATCCCGAGGTGCTGGCATATGCCCGCAACCCTAAAGTGTCCGACAGCGATGTGGCGTCGGTCATCCAGGGCCTGCTGAAATCGCCGCTTAACGCGGAAGCGAACAACTTCCTCTCGATGCTGATCGAAAACGGCCGCATCGAACTGCTGCCGGAAATCGGCGTGCAATTCCACGAGCTGAAAAACAGCGTGGAAGGCGCGGCGGATGCCGACATCACCAGCGCATTCGACATGGACGCTGCCCAGACGGCAGGCCTGGTCGCCACGCTGGAAAAGAAATTCGGCCGCAAGCTCAACCCAAGCGTCACGGTGGATCCATCGCTGATCGGTGGCGTACGCGTGGTGGTCGGCGACGAAGTGCTGGACACTTCGGTACGCGCCAAGCTGCAACAGCTGCGTGTCGCACTGGTGTCGTAA